TGGCAATGGTCAGCTTCACAATTTCAAGATTGGTTTCTTCGTTGTGACCACCTACGTTGTACACCTCGCCCTCTTTGCCTTCGCGCACTACCAAGTCGATCGCTTTGCAGTGGTCTTCTACGTAAAGCCAGTCGCGCACGTTACTTCCGTCACCGTAGACAGGCAGATGTTTGCCTTCGAGTATATTCTTGATAATCAGCGGAATCAGTTTTTCGGGAAAATGATAGGGGCCGTAGTTGTTGGAACAGCGGGTGATCGTTACCGGCATTTTATAAGTGTCGTGATAAGCCATGACTACCATGTCGGCACTGGTTTTCGAAGCGCTGTACGGGCTGTGCGGACAAAGCGGGGTTTCTTCCGTGAAGTAGCCTTCCGCACCGAGTGAGCCGTACACCTCGTCGGTAGATACCTGATGGTAGCGCACTCCTTTTCTCCAGGTAGGATATCCCTGTTCGTCCTTACCCATCACCCAGGCACGGCGGGCACAATCCAGCAGATTCTGCGTACCGAGGATGTTGGTGATCAGAAACAGTTGCGGGTTTTCGATACTGCGGTCTACATGGCTTTCGGCGGCGAAGTTCACGACATAGTCGAAACGGTATTCGGCAAAAAGGCTGTCCACCACTTCGCGGCTGCAAATGTCTCCTTTGATAAAGAAACAACGTTCGTTGTCGATATCTTTGGCAATAGTTCCCAGATTACCCGCATACGTCAGGGCGTCAAGAACCACCACTTTTATATCGCTGTGCTTGGCCAAGATATACTTAATATAATTGGCGCCAATAAATCCTGCGGCACCGGTCACCAGATAAGTTTTCATATATGATTATTTATGTTTATTTCAAGGGTTGTTTAGACAGTTCTATCAGGTATTTACCGTATTCGGTCTTTTCGAGTTTCTGTCCGAGCAGCAGCAATTGTCCGGACGAAATCCATCCTTGCCGCCAGGCTATCTCTTCGATACAGCTGACGTAGAAGCCTTGCCGGTTCTGAATGGTAGCCACGAAGTTGGAGGCTTCGAGCAGGCTGTCGCAGTTTCCAGTATCCAGCCATGCGAATCCGCGTCCGAACAGTTCCACGTTCAGTGTTCCTTCTTCGAGGTACAGGCGGTTCAGGTCCGTTATCTCATATTCTCCACGTGCCGAAGGGCGGAGAGAAGCCGCTTTTTCCGTCACGGTAGCGTCGTAGAAATAAAGTCCGGGAACGGCATAATTACTTTTCGGCACCAGTGGCTTTTCTTCCAGAGAAATCACTTTGCCTTGTTCGTCGAACTCCACTACACCGTAAGCCCGAGGATCTTTCACGTAATAGCCGAAGATGCAGGCTCCCTTCTCCACACCGGCAGCACGCCGGAGCATAGCGGAAAACCCTTGTCCATAAAACATATTGTCCCCAAGAATCAGACAACCTGCCTCACCGTTCAAGAAATCAGCTCCCAACACAAAGGCTTGTGCCAGTCCGTTAGGCTGCTCCTGTATTTTGTAAGAGAAAGACATCCCGAGCTCCTCACCTGAGCCCAACAAGTCCCGAAACATCGGCAAATCACGCGGAGTAGAGATGATCAAGACCTCCCGTATCCCTGCCAGCATAAGCGTAGACAGCGGATAATAGATCATCGGCTTGTCGTATACAGGCATGATTTGTTTGGAAATCGCTTTGGAAAGCGGATAAAGACGAGTGGCGCTTCCACCGGCCAGAATAATTCCTTTCATTGTCGTCTGAGTTATTCATTTTACTGTGTGCAAAGGTCGGAAAGAAATCTGACGTGACAAAATGAATTGTAAGAAATCTATCCTGCCAGTTCAATAACTTCGAGGTCTTTGAACGTTCCGTTGTCGATGACAAAGCGCACCATTGTCCGCACTTTATGGAAACCGGACATCCCTGCGGCTCCGGGATTGATGTGCAGCATGTCCAACGTTTTGTCGTATTTCACCTTTAATATATGGGAGTGTCCGCTGATGAAAAGTTTCGGCGGACGGGCCATCAAACTGCCGATAACCGAAGGGTCGTACTTGCCCGGATACCCGCCGATATGCTTGATCAGCACTTCCGCTCCGTCCACCGTGAAGCGGTTCACCTGCGGGAACATCTTCCGTATTTCTTGCCCGTCTATGTTGCCGTAAACTGCCCGCAGGGGCCGGAAAGCCGCCAACTTCTCGGCTACTTCTACCGAACCGATATCTCCGGCATGCCAGATTTCGTCGCACGATTCAAAATATTCGAGATATTTTTCGTCCCAATAAGCGTGGGTATCGGACAATAATCCAATTCTTGTCATAATTTTCTTTGTTTAGTCCTGCAAAGATACTATATTTGGGAAAATCTTAAAGCACATGGAAAGCAAATATAATTATTTCAAACGTGATATCAGCTGGCTCTCATTCAACTATCGGGTGTTGCTCGAAGCGCTGGATGAGCACCTGCCGCTATACGAGCGCATCAATTTCATCTCCATCTACTCCTCCAATCTGGAAGAGTTTTACAAAATCCGGGTGGCGGACCACAAGGCCGTGGCATCCGGCGCAACGGAGAGCGATGAAGAAACCGTACAATCCGCCCGCGAACTCGTGGAAGAAATCAACCACGAAGTAAACCGCCAGCTGGACGACCGTGTACGCATTTACGAAGAAAAGATACTGCCCGCCCTGCGCAAAAACCACATCATCTTCTACCAGGACAGACATGTGGAACCGTTTCACCAGCAGTTTATCAAGGACTTTTTCCGGGAAGAAATCTTCCCCTACCTGCAACCCGTGCCCGTATCGAAAGACAAAATCGTCTCTTTTCTGCGAGAC
This sequence is a window from Bacteroides thetaiotaomicron VPI-5482. Protein-coding genes within it:
- the rfbB gene encoding dTDP-glucose 4,6-dehydratase codes for the protein MKTYLVTGAAGFIGANYIKYILAKHSDIKVVVLDALTYAGNLGTIAKDIDNERCFFIKGDICSREVVDSLFAEYRFDYVVNFAAESHVDRSIENPQLFLITNILGTQNLLDCARRAWVMGKDEQGYPTWRKGVRYHQVSTDEVYGSLGAEGYFTEETPLCPHSPYSASKTSADMVVMAYHDTYKMPVTITRCSNNYGPYHFPEKLIPLIIKNILEGKHLPVYGDGSNVRDWLYVEDHCKAIDLVVREGKEGEVYNVGGHNEETNLEIVKLTIATIRKLMTEKPEYRQVLKKKVKGEDGEISVDWINNDLITFVKDRLGHDQRYAIDPTKITNALGWYPETKFEDGIVKTIVWYLENQDWVEEVTSGDYQGYYEKMYGK
- the rfbA gene encoding glucose-1-phosphate thymidylyltransferase RfbA; amino-acid sequence: MKGIILAGGSATRLYPLSKAISKQIMPVYDKPMIYYPLSTLMLAGIREVLIISTPRDLPMFRDLLGSGEELGMSFSYKIQEQPNGLAQAFVLGADFLNGEAGCLILGDNMFYGQGFSAMLRRAAGVEKGACIFGYYVKDPRAYGVVEFDEQGKVISLEEKPLVPKSNYAVPGLYFYDATVTEKAASLRPSARGEYEITDLNRLYLEEGTLNVELFGRGFAWLDTGNCDSLLEASNFVATIQNRQGFYVSCIEEIAWRQGWISSGQLLLLGQKLEKTEYGKYLIELSKQPLK
- a CDS encoding metallophosphoesterase family protein — protein: MTRIGLLSDTHAYWDEKYLEYFESCDEIWHAGDIGSVEVAEKLAAFRPLRAVYGNIDGQEIRKMFPQVNRFTVDGAEVLIKHIGGYPGKYDPSVIGSLMARPPKLFISGHSHILKVKYDKTLDMLHINPGAAGMSGFHKVRTMVRFVIDNGTFKDLEVIELAG